Proteins from a genomic interval of Candidatus Stygibacter australis:
- a CDS encoding TetR/AcrR family transcriptional regulator — MNRIENEFEARKKKILKSAKKLFIKYGFDNVSLNQIAKDADFGKSTLYYYFSSKNEILYVIVRQYDLSRLKKSEVAFNKALGSYDKIYSYLKEYYNFVKVNNRALFMLTNRNVQLIYRDIIPNLSSELIETYERHFVKSAEDLKEQLK, encoded by the coding sequence TTGAATAGAATAGAAAATGAGTTCGAAGCAAGAAAAAAGAAAATATTAAAATCAGCAAAAAAGTTGTTTATAAAATATGGATTTGATAATGTATCCTTGAATCAAATTGCTAAAGATGCAGATTTTGGCAAATCCACTTTGTATTACTATTTTTCCAGTAAAAATGAGATTTTATACGTAATTGTCAGGCAGTACGATCTGAGTAGGTTAAAAAAAAGTGAAGTAGCTTTTAATAAAGCTCTAGGTAGTTACGACAAGATTTATAGTTATCTGAAAGAATATTATAATTTCGTAAAAGTCAATAACAGAGCCTTATTTATGCTGACAAATCGAAATGTCCAACTGATTTATCGTGATATCATTCCAAATCTATCATCTGAGTTGATAGAAACATATGAGAGGCATTTTGTGAAATCTGCAGAAGATTTAAAGGAACAGTTAAAA